In one Lycium barbarum isolate Lr01 chromosome 7, ASM1917538v2, whole genome shotgun sequence genomic region, the following are encoded:
- the LOC132603485 gene encoding uncharacterized protein LOC132603485, with amino-acid sequence MFLKTSISTTKKLFQKTVDSVKYLFSSGYQKIPKSPPCSPLFPCAGGAVTNVSQSYPELDKFYTGFSTHLDKHKKKNKKKITSPLAKEDQKLVRFTKVSPKKAGDYHVLEKHYQVVGSKDDLKRKEIIMHERKKKYQDLREERSYLVAQKLKELKILEKSTEEHALDIEQVLYYYSRLTCPAYIEIVDTFFMEMYSELFNQQASSFGYINNPNRVNLY; translated from the coding sequence ATGTTTCTAAAAACCTCCATTTCCACAACCAAAAAGCTCTTCCAGAAAACGGTAGACAGTGTCAAGTATTTATTCTCCAGTGGATATCAAAAGATTCCCAAAAGCCCTCCATGCAGCCCCCTATTTCCTTGTGCTGGCGGAGCGGTTACTAATGTCAGCCAAAGCTACCCAGAGCTGGACAAATTTTACACAGGCTTCAGCACCCATTTGGACAAACACAAGAAGAAAAACAAGAAGAAAATAACGTCTCCACTAGCAAAGGAAGACCAAAAGCTAGTTAGGTTCACAAAAGTGAGCCCAAAAAAGGCCGGTGATTATCATGTTTTGGAAAAACATTATCAAGTTGTTGGCTCAAAGGATGATCTAAAGAGGAAGGAGATTATCATgcatgaaagaaagaagaaatacCAAGACTTAAGAGAGGAAAGGAGTTATTTGGTGGCTCAAAAACTAAAGGAATTGAAAATTTTAGAGAAGAGTACTGAAGAACACGCTTTGGATATTGAACAAGTTCTTTATTACTACTCACGTCTCACATGTCCGGCTTATATTGAAATTGTTGACACGTTTTTCATGGAAATGTACTCTGAGCTTTTCAACCAGCAAGCCTCTTCATTTGGGTACATTAATAATCCAAATAGAGTTAACTTGTATTAG